From Natronocella acetinitrilica:
AACGACTGGGGCTGGCCCCAGCCTTATGAGCAAATCTCGGAGGAATCCATTGATTGGCTGAAGGATCGTGGCTGGTGGCCAATCAGCATGGCTTATCAGGCGCCCTGGTCGGGTGCCAACACCCTTAACGTCGTCATGGTCCACGGCGGACTTCTAGAAGCGCGCGGCATCGAAGCGAATCTGACCTCTTTTGGCACTGGCCCAGAGATCAACGAGGTCATCGCTAGCGGCCGCGCCCAGGTAGGCATCGGCGGCAACTTCCCATTCACGTCGTTGGTGGAGCGCGGAGTTCCGATTCAGACCATCGGTGTACTGACGCCGAATTTGCTCCACGCCACAATTGTGCCGAACGACTCTGAGATCGAGTCCTTCGAGGACTTCGCCAATCGTGACAGACCGGCGGTGGTCGGCCTGGCCACCGGCTCATCGGCAGAGTTCTACTTCGTCCAGGCCGCAGCGGTACACGGGGTCGAGATCGGCAAAGACGTCCAGTTGCGCAACATGTCCCTTCCCGAACAGATGACCATGCCGCGCGGGCTTGACGCAGTGGTGCCTTGGGACGCGGCAGCCACCATCATCTCCGAATTCCATGAGCGTGGACGCGTCGTTGACACTATCTATTCCTACAACTTCTACCAGGGGAACCAGTACGTCCGTCAGGAACTCATCGACAACGTCCCAGACGTCGTCCAGGCGATTACTGACGCCTTCATCGAGGCCTCGCTGTGGATCCGACTGAATCCCGACCAGGCGGTGGATCTGCTGGCGAAGCAGCCGGAACTAGAGACCTGGGATCGGGAGCTTCTGGCACAGCAGACTGCCATGCACAACAACCTTTACAAGCCCACGGCTGCCTATCCGTTCGCAGAGTTCTGGTCCAAAGAGAACGAGCGCATCTCGAAGTGGTTATATGAGGGCGGCCGCCTCAACAGCATGGTTACCGCCGCGGACTACGAAGCGGCCTTTGATGCTTCCTTCATGGAAGAGACCTTCAACAAGTTGGGCTGGAAGGTCCCAGACCAGCCGCCTTTCCTCCCCGCAGGATGGGATCATGAAATCGGCGATCTGCCCTACCCGGAATATGACTCCTCGGCAACTCTGACTGATCCACAGCCTTGGCCCGAGCCCCAGGATCTGGTTGCGCCCTGGGAGTTCGATGGCACGCGTTACACGCCAGAGGACTGATCAGGCATGGCTCAGAGCATAACGGATGCGACCCGCAATGCCCCCCGGAGCAACCCTCTGCTCCGGGGGGTCATCAATACCCTGCTCTTCCTACGCCGCCTTACCCTGCTTATCACGCTCATATTGGTTTGGGAAGTGGTAGCCGGACACTTGTTGACCGGCCATACCGCCTTGCTAATGCCAGCACCGAGTGAGATCGTGACCGCCGCCTGGAATCTC
This genomic window contains:
- a CDS encoding ABC transporter substrate-binding protein; protein product: MDQPRESKNGGEQTMSKSVNRLFNTTLAGAAGAVLAFASAFAIADQEFNDWGWPQPYEQISEESIDWLKDRGWWPISMAYQAPWSGANTLNVVMVHGGLLEARGIEANLTSFGTGPEINEVIASGRAQVGIGGNFPFTSLVERGVPIQTIGVLTPNLLHATIVPNDSEIESFEDFANRDRPAVVGLATGSSAEFYFVQAAAVHGVEIGKDVQLRNMSLPEQMTMPRGLDAVVPWDAAATIISEFHERGRVVDTIYSYNFYQGNQYVRQELIDNVPDVVQAITDAFIEASLWIRLNPDQAVDLLAKQPELETWDRELLAQQTAMHNNLYKPTAAYPFAEFWSKENERISKWLYEGGRLNSMVTAADYEAAFDASFMEETFNKLGWKVPDQPPFLPAGWDHEIGDLPYPEYDSSATLTDPQPWPEPQDLVAPWEFDGTRYTPED